The Streptomyces sp. SS1-1 genome has a segment encoding these proteins:
- a CDS encoding ABC transporter substrate-binding protein, whose product MDTHAHDRRRFLALGAALAATPLLSACGTGFGGGDGKSDGSAADDVTGSFDWKREKGTTVKALLNKHPYTDALIADLKSFTERTGIEVEYDVFPEDNYFDKLTVDLSSGRASYDVFMLGAYMVWQYGPPGWLEDLGPWMRNSSATAAEWDQADFFPNLLQADQWSLKAGAPLGQGGQYALPWGWETNVVAYNTDVFEKLGLRPAETFDELRDIAGTIKRKAPGAGFDGMYGIAVRGSRSWATIHPGFMTMYARNGLKDFTVEGGKLTPAMNSPEAVAFTRDWAAMVKQGGPPSWTSYTWYQCSSDLGAKKAGMLFDADTAAYFQAVEGAGPASGKIAFHPGPKGPDGSLATNMWIWSLGMNARSRKKSAAWLFLQWATGKEHLRKGAIRHHHIDPVRRSIADDPAYKDKMRHLPGFLDTFETVVDQTKIQFTPQEQFFDATTSWAAALQEIYGGENAESVLNGLAGDLAGKVG is encoded by the coding sequence ATGGACACGCACGCGCACGATCGCCGGCGCTTCCTGGCGCTGGGCGCCGCCCTGGCCGCCACTCCCCTGCTGAGCGCCTGCGGGACCGGGTTCGGCGGCGGGGACGGCAAGAGCGACGGCTCGGCGGCGGACGACGTCACCGGCTCCTTCGACTGGAAGCGGGAGAAGGGCACGACCGTCAAGGCCCTGCTGAACAAGCACCCGTACACGGACGCCCTGATCGCCGACCTGAAGTCGTTCACCGAGCGGACGGGGATCGAGGTCGAGTACGACGTCTTCCCCGAGGACAACTACTTCGACAAGCTCACCGTCGACCTGTCCAGCGGACGCGCCTCCTACGACGTCTTCATGCTGGGCGCGTACATGGTGTGGCAGTACGGGCCGCCCGGCTGGCTGGAGGACCTCGGCCCCTGGATGCGCAACTCCTCGGCCACGGCCGCCGAATGGGACCAGGCGGACTTCTTCCCCAACCTCCTCCAGGCCGACCAGTGGTCCCTGAAGGCGGGCGCCCCGCTCGGGCAGGGCGGGCAGTACGCGCTGCCGTGGGGCTGGGAGACCAACGTCGTCGCCTACAACACGGACGTGTTCGAGAAGCTGGGCCTGCGGCCCGCCGAGACCTTCGACGAGCTGCGCGACATCGCCGGGACCATCAAGCGGAAGGCGCCGGGCGCCGGGTTCGACGGCATGTACGGGATCGCCGTGCGCGGCTCGCGGAGCTGGGCGACGATCCACCCCGGCTTCATGACCATGTACGCCCGCAACGGGCTGAAGGACTTCACAGTGGAGGGCGGGAAGCTCACACCGGCGATGAACAGCCCCGAGGCCGTCGCGTTCACCCGGGACTGGGCCGCCATGGTCAAGCAGGGCGGGCCGCCGTCGTGGACGTCGTACACCTGGTACCAGTGCTCCAGCGACCTCGGCGCGAAGAAGGCCGGGATGCTGTTCGACGCGGACACCGCCGCCTACTTCCAGGCGGTCGAGGGCGCCGGCCCGGCCTCCGGGAAGATCGCCTTCCACCCCGGCCCGAAGGGGCCGGACGGCTCGCTGGCCACCAACATGTGGATCTGGTCGCTCGGCATGAACGCCAGGAGCAGGAAGAAGAGCGCCGCCTGGCTGTTCCTGCAGTGGGCGACCGGCAAGGAGCATCTGCGCAAAGGCGCGATCCGGCACCACCACATCGATCCGGTGCGCAGGTCGATCGCCGACGACCCCGCCTACAAGGACAAGATGCGGCACCTGCCCGGCTTCCTCGACACCTTCGAGACGGTCGTCGACCAGACGAAGATCCAGTTCACCCCGCAGGAGCAGTTCTTCGACGCCACCACCAGCTGGGCCGCCGCCCTCCAGGAGATCTACGGCGGCGAGAACGCCGAGTCGGTGCTGAACGGCCTGGCGGGCGACCTCGCCGGCAAGGTGGGCTAG
- a CDS encoding TauD/TfdA dioxygenase family protein, whose translation MSDLEIQKITAHIGARVSGVDISRPLDGETVTALREALNVHKALVIDDVNLDDATHQDFVRHFGDVTTAHPTVSSIAGAPNVLPVDSERGRAANHWHTDVTFVLNPPQATTLRSITLPPYGGETLIANAAAAYRQLPEPLRRLADTLWAEHTNDYDYAAPDEEIDERQAAQRAQFTSITYRTVHPVVRVHPLTGERGLFIGGFAQRIVGLSPGESRRILDLLQAYVTRPENILRHRWSENQLVVFDNRITQHYAVDNYDGLPRRLHRVTVAGDVPVGIEGKASHSIEGDASHYTAVAA comes from the coding sequence GTGTCAGACCTCGAGATCCAGAAGATCACCGCGCACATCGGCGCCCGGGTGTCCGGCGTCGACATCTCCCGGCCCCTCGACGGGGAGACCGTCACCGCGCTGCGCGAGGCCCTCAACGTCCACAAGGCGCTCGTGATCGACGACGTGAACCTGGACGACGCCACCCACCAGGACTTCGTCCGGCACTTCGGCGACGTCACCACCGCCCACCCGACGGTCTCCTCGATCGCCGGCGCCCCCAACGTGCTGCCCGTGGACAGCGAGCGGGGCCGGGCCGCCAACCACTGGCACACCGACGTCACGTTCGTCCTGAACCCGCCGCAGGCCACGACCCTGCGCAGCATCACCCTTCCGCCGTACGGCGGCGAGACGCTGATCGCGAACGCGGCGGCCGCCTACCGCCAACTGCCGGAACCGCTGCGGAGGCTGGCGGACACCCTGTGGGCGGAGCACACCAACGACTACGACTACGCGGCGCCGGACGAGGAGATCGACGAGCGGCAGGCCGCGCAGCGCGCCCAGTTCACCTCGATCACGTACCGCACGGTCCACCCGGTGGTGCGCGTCCACCCGCTGACCGGTGAACGCGGGCTGTTCATCGGCGGGTTCGCGCAGCGGATCGTGGGTCTGTCACCGGGCGAGTCCCGCAGGATCCTCGACCTGCTCCAGGCGTACGTCACCCGGCCGGAGAACATCCTGCGCCACCGCTGGTCGGAGAACCAGCTGGTCGTCTTCGACAACCGGATCACGCAGCACTACGCCGTCGACAACTACGACGGTCTGCCGCGCCGGCTGCACCGGGTGACCGTCGCCGGTGACGTGCCGGTCGGCATCGAGGGCAAGGCGAGCCACTCGATCGAGGGGGACGCCTCGCACTACACGGCCGTCGCGGCGTGA
- a CDS encoding histidine phosphatase family protein — protein MTTPTSTTLLLARHGQTIWHAENRYAGVSDVPLTDTGRAQAEALGRWAAGHPVDAIWTSPLSRAVVTAEPACRALGLTPRREPGLRECDFGVLEGRTLAEFAAEDPAAAEAYRADPVAHPFPDAEDPTAAAHRGVTALRGIAAAHPGERVLVVAHNTLLRLVLCTLLSIPAREYRRVLPRLRNTALTELRLTPGGQAALLSLNVPCEPDPRSTMTP, from the coding sequence ATGACGACGCCCACGAGCACGACGCTGCTGCTGGCCCGGCACGGGCAGACGATCTGGCACGCCGAGAACCGCTACGCAGGGGTCAGCGACGTGCCGCTCACCGACACCGGGCGGGCCCAGGCCGAGGCGCTGGGCCGGTGGGCCGCCGGCCACCCGGTCGACGCGATCTGGACCTCACCGCTGTCCCGCGCCGTCGTCACCGCCGAGCCCGCCTGCCGCGCCCTCGGGCTGACGCCCCGGCGCGAACCGGGCCTGCGCGAATGCGACTTCGGTGTCCTGGAGGGCCGTACGCTCGCCGAGTTCGCCGCCGAGGACCCGGCCGCCGCGGAGGCGTACCGCGCGGACCCGGTGGCGCACCCGTTCCCGGACGCCGAGGACCCGACGGCCGCCGCCCACCGCGGAGTCACCGCCCTGCGCGGCATCGCCGCCGCGCACCCCGGCGAACGGGTGCTCGTGGTCGCCCACAACACCCTGCTGAGGCTGGTCCTGTGCACCCTGCTGTCCATCCCGGCACGCGAGTACCGCCGGGTGCTCCCACGCCTGCGCAACACGGCCCTCACGGAACTGCGCCTGACTCCCGGGGGCCAGGCGGCACTTCTCTCCCTGAACGTCCCCTGCGAACCGGACCCGCGTAGCACGATGACCCCATGA
- a CDS encoding amino acid permease, with amino-acid sequence MQNSTTEPSPPKAAGAPLSHGLKQRHLSMIALGGVIGAGLFVGSGAGIAAAGPSIVVAYVVSGLLVMLVMRMLGEMSAAYPSSGSFSAHAERAIGPWAGFTAGWSFWVLLCTAVGLEGIGAAKIVTGWLPGTPEWAWVALFMVVFCGANLAAVKNFGEFEFWFAALKVGAIALFLVLGGLAIAGLLPGTDAPGTAHLTGEGGFLPNGTEGLIIGLLASVFAYGGMETVTIAAAESEDPVSGVARAVRTAMWRIALFYIGSMAVVVTLVPWDSAAVVEKGPYVATLDRLGIPGAGQLMNVVVLVALLSAMNANIYGSSRIAYSLVQRGQGPAALGRVAGGVPRIAVLASSVFGFVCVVLSYWRPDDVFPWLLNMIGAVILVVWIFIAVSQLRLRRRLERETPEKLVVRMWAFPVLTWVALAGMAAIFVLMAREPDTRVQLYSTGGMTLALAAAGYAWQRSRART; translated from the coding sequence ATGCAGAACAGCACCACCGAGCCGTCGCCCCCGAAGGCGGCCGGCGCTCCCCTGTCCCACGGCCTCAAGCAGCGCCATCTGTCGATGATCGCCCTCGGCGGTGTCATCGGCGCCGGCCTGTTCGTGGGGTCCGGGGCGGGGATCGCCGCCGCCGGGCCCTCGATCGTCGTCGCCTATGTCGTCTCCGGCCTCCTCGTGATGCTGGTGATGCGGATGCTCGGCGAGATGTCGGCCGCGTATCCCTCCTCCGGTTCCTTCTCCGCGCACGCCGAGCGGGCGATCGGCCCCTGGGCGGGGTTCACCGCCGGCTGGTCCTTCTGGGTCCTGCTGTGCACGGCCGTCGGACTGGAGGGCATCGGCGCGGCGAAGATCGTCACGGGCTGGCTGCCCGGCACCCCGGAGTGGGCGTGGGTGGCCCTGTTCATGGTGGTGTTCTGCGGCGCGAACCTGGCCGCGGTGAAGAACTTCGGCGAGTTCGAGTTCTGGTTCGCCGCGCTGAAGGTCGGCGCGATCGCGCTGTTCCTGGTGCTGGGCGGGCTGGCCATCGCCGGTCTGCTGCCCGGCACGGACGCGCCCGGGACCGCGCACCTCACCGGTGAGGGCGGCTTCCTGCCGAACGGCACCGAGGGACTGATCATCGGCCTGCTGGCGTCGGTGTTCGCCTACGGCGGCATGGAGACGGTCACCATCGCGGCGGCCGAGTCGGAGGACCCGGTCAGCGGGGTGGCGCGCGCGGTGCGCACGGCCATGTGGCGGATCGCCCTGTTCTACATCGGCTCGATGGCGGTCGTGGTCACCCTGGTGCCCTGGGACTCCGCGGCGGTCGTCGAGAAGGGCCCGTACGTGGCCACCCTCGACCGGCTGGGCATCCCCGGCGCCGGGCAGCTGATGAACGTGGTGGTCCTGGTCGCCCTGCTGAGCGCGATGAACGCCAACATCTACGGCTCGTCGCGCATCGCCTACTCCCTCGTCCAGCGGGGCCAGGGCCCGGCGGCGCTTGGCCGGGTGGCGGGCGGGGTGCCGCGGATCGCGGTCCTCGCGTCGTCCGTCTTCGGCTTCGTGTGCGTCGTCCTGTCGTACTGGCGTCCGGACGACGTCTTCCCGTGGCTGCTGAACATGATCGGCGCGGTCATCCTGGTCGTCTGGATCTTCATCGCGGTCTCCCAGCTGCGGCTGCGCCGCCGGCTGGAGCGCGAGACCCCGGAGAAGCTGGTCGTGCGCATGTGGGCGTTCCCGGTGCTGACGTGGGTGGCGCTGGCCGGGATGGCCGCGATCTTCGTACTGATGGCCCGCGAGCCCGACACCCGGGTGCAGCTGTACTCGACGGGCGGGATGACCCTGGCCCTGGCGGCGGCCGGGTACGCCTGGCAGCGGTCGCGCGCCAGGACCTGA
- a CDS encoding carbohydrate ABC transporter permease has translation MGWRPALRPYLLIVPALLLTCGILYPFGLGLYYTLFDFSASKPQPDLVRLENYTTVFTQGAFWNSAWVTVLYAVGAAAAETVLGVSVALLLHRSSLVGRVLEKILILPLMIAPVIAAIIWKLMLQPSVGVVNHLLRPVGLGGVQWTDTPAGALLSSIAVDVWVYTPFVAILALAGLRSLPTSPFEAAAVDGAGRWYTFRRLTLPMLWPYVLVAVIFRFMDSLKVFDIIYALTEGGPGDSTVVLQIRAYLEAIRFQRYSFGISYTIVLWAVVYLAAMVLVKHLGKIQRKAAEVK, from the coding sequence ATGGGATGGCGGCCCGCCCTGCGCCCGTACCTCCTGATCGTGCCCGCCCTGCTGCTGACCTGCGGGATCCTCTACCCGTTCGGGCTCGGCCTGTACTACACGCTGTTCGACTTCTCGGCGAGCAAGCCGCAGCCGGACCTGGTGCGGCTGGAGAACTACACGACCGTCTTCACCCAGGGGGCGTTCTGGAACTCGGCCTGGGTGACGGTCCTGTACGCGGTCGGCGCGGCCGCCGCCGAGACGGTCCTCGGGGTGTCCGTCGCCCTGCTGCTGCACCGGTCGTCCCTCGTCGGGCGGGTGCTGGAGAAGATCCTCATCCTGCCGCTGATGATCGCGCCGGTGATCGCGGCGATCATCTGGAAGCTGATGCTCCAGCCGTCGGTGGGCGTGGTGAACCATCTGCTGCGGCCTGTCGGGCTGGGCGGCGTGCAGTGGACGGACACCCCGGCCGGGGCCCTGCTGTCGTCCATCGCCGTGGACGTCTGGGTCTACACCCCGTTCGTGGCGATCCTCGCGCTGGCCGGGCTGCGCTCCCTGCCCACCTCGCCGTTCGAGGCGGCGGCCGTCGACGGGGCGGGCCGGTGGTACACCTTCCGCCGGCTGACCCTGCCGATGCTGTGGCCGTACGTGCTGGTCGCGGTGATCTTCCGGTTCATGGACTCGCTGAAGGTGTTCGACATCATCTACGCCCTCACCGAGGGCGGGCCGGGCGACTCGACCGTCGTCCTGCAGATCCGGGCCTATCTGGAGGCGATCCGCTTCCAGCGCTACTCGTTCGGCATCAGCTACACGATCGTGCTCTGGGCCGTGGTCTACCTCGCGGCGATGGTGCTGGTGAAGCACCTCGGGAAGATCCAGCGGAAGGCGGCGGAGGTGAAATGA
- a CDS encoding ABC transporter ATP-binding protein — MIRLRGVAKAFGAVRALDGLDLEVREGEFFCLLGPSGAGKTTALKTVAGLELPDAGTVELDGRDQRGVEPYDRGVAMCFESYALYPHKSVYDNLAFPLRSPRHRLPAARARERIGEVAELLGIAGLLDRPVGQLSNGQRQRVALGRVLVRPARAFLLDEPLSHLDAKLRQRMRAELKAIGSVRRTTTLYVTHDAVEALALGDRIGVIRDGRIVQTGTREEIWYRPHDTEVARAFGRPRINLLPGTVAPGGGFRSADGAVELDLRAEAAPGTEVLAGVRPRDLTLGAGPGHPLTGTVYVTEVLGRSVEVTVRLGEQHVALVVPRGEAAGLRPDDPVRLSVRPENLLLFEADRPERPGRRIGP, encoded by the coding sequence GTGATCCGGCTGCGGGGCGTCGCCAAGGCGTTCGGCGCGGTCCGGGCGCTCGACGGGCTGGACCTGGAGGTGCGCGAGGGCGAGTTCTTCTGCCTGCTCGGCCCGTCCGGCGCCGGGAAGACCACCGCGCTGAAGACCGTCGCCGGGCTGGAGCTCCCCGACGCCGGGACCGTCGAGCTCGACGGCCGGGACCAGCGCGGGGTCGAGCCGTACGACCGGGGCGTGGCCATGTGCTTCGAGAGCTACGCCCTGTACCCGCACAAGTCGGTGTACGACAACCTCGCCTTCCCGCTCCGCTCGCCGCGCCACCGCCTCCCCGCGGCCCGGGCGCGCGAGCGGATCGGGGAGGTGGCGGAACTGCTGGGCATCGCGGGCCTGCTGGACCGGCCGGTCGGGCAGCTGTCCAACGGGCAGCGCCAGCGGGTCGCGCTCGGCCGGGTCCTCGTCCGCCCCGCCCGGGCCTTCCTGCTGGACGAGCCGCTCTCCCACCTCGACGCCAAGCTGCGCCAGCGGATGCGGGCCGAGCTGAAGGCGATCGGGTCGGTGCGCCGCACCACCACCCTGTACGTCACCCACGACGCGGTGGAGGCGCTGGCGCTCGGCGACCGGATCGGCGTCATCCGGGACGGGCGGATCGTGCAGACCGGGACCCGCGAGGAGATCTGGTACCGGCCCCACGACACGGAGGTGGCGCGGGCGTTCGGCCGGCCCCGGATCAACCTGCTGCCCGGCACGGTCGCACCCGGCGGCGGCTTCCGGTCGGCGGACGGCGCGGTCGAACTGGACCTGCGGGCGGAGGCCGCACCGGGCACCGAGGTGCTGGCCGGCGTCCGGCCCCGCGATCTCACCCTGGGCGCGGGCCCCGGTCACCCGCTCACCGGCACGGTCTACGTCACCGAGGTGCTGGGCCGCTCGGTGGAGGTCACCGTCCGGCTCGGCGAGCAGCATGTGGCGCTCGTCGTCCCGCGCGGCGAGGCGGCCGGTCTTCGTCCCGACGATCCGGTACGACTGTCGGTCCGGCCTGAGAACCTGCTGCTGTTCGAGGCCGACCGGCCGGAGCGTCCAGGACGAAGGATCGGACCATGA
- a CDS encoding FGGY-family carbohydrate kinase encodes MADHDDVAWLGIDLGTQSVRALLVTGDGTVLGGGSAPLTGRRDGVRHEQDPASWWDGLCTATRAALRGRAGTPVGGLALCGTSGTVLLTDGAGHPTSPALMYDDARAAHQAARARAAGLAVQDTWALPKALWLTETHGPGRVTHQPDLMVLLLTGALPPADSSHALKTGYDPERDAWPDGLARLGLPDEAVPDVVPPGTRLGEVSASAAEATGIPAGTPVVAGMTDGCAAQIASAALRPGAWNSVLGTTLVLKGASPTPVRDPAGVVYNHRAPGGGWLPGGASSVGASVLTAAFPGADPAAMDERAAAHEPSGAVTYPLVSPGERFPFLAPGATSLVLGEPASDADLWAGLLQGVAFAERLCLDYLHHLGAPVDGPLTFTGGAARSPYWNQLRADVLGRPARVPRQTEPALGMAALAAYGTGAAPALTDAAEAMVRLGPPVEPRPGRTALFAEPYARLVDELSARGWLPAPVAAHAYARLDRDTADS; translated from the coding sequence ATGGCGGACCACGACGACGTGGCCTGGCTCGGGATCGACCTGGGCACCCAGAGCGTGCGCGCCCTGCTCGTCACCGGGGACGGCACGGTCCTCGGCGGCGGCTCGGCACCGCTGACCGGCCGCCGCGACGGCGTCCGGCACGAACAGGACCCGGCCTCCTGGTGGGACGGCCTGTGCACCGCCACCCGCGCCGCCCTGCGCGGCCGGGCCGGCACCCCGGTCGGCGGGCTCGCCCTCTGCGGCACCTCCGGGACCGTCCTGCTCACCGACGGCGCCGGCCACCCCACGAGCCCCGCGCTCATGTACGACGACGCCCGCGCGGCGCACCAGGCGGCGCGGGCGCGCGCGGCGGGCCTCGCCGTCCAGGACACCTGGGCGCTGCCGAAGGCGCTGTGGCTGACCGAGACCCACGGCCCGGGCCGCGTCACCCACCAGCCCGACCTGATGGTCCTGCTCCTCACCGGCGCACTGCCCCCGGCCGACTCCAGCCACGCCCTGAAGACCGGCTACGACCCGGAGCGCGACGCCTGGCCGGACGGGCTGGCCCGGCTCGGGCTGCCCGACGAGGCGGTCCCGGACGTCGTGCCGCCCGGCACCCGGCTCGGCGAGGTGTCCGCGTCCGCCGCCGAGGCCACCGGCATCCCCGCCGGCACCCCCGTCGTCGCCGGCATGACCGACGGCTGCGCGGCCCAGATCGCCTCCGCCGCGCTGCGCCCCGGCGCCTGGAACTCGGTCCTCGGCACCACCCTCGTCCTCAAGGGCGCGTCCCCCACCCCGGTCCGCGACCCGGCCGGCGTGGTCTACAACCACCGCGCGCCGGGCGGCGGTTGGCTGCCCGGCGGCGCCTCCAGCGTGGGCGCGAGCGTCCTCACGGCCGCGTTCCCCGGCGCCGACCCCGCCGCCATGGACGAGCGGGCCGCCGCCCACGAGCCGTCCGGCGCCGTCACCTACCCGCTGGTCTCGCCCGGCGAACGGTTCCCGTTCCTGGCTCCCGGCGCCACCTCCCTCGTCCTCGGCGAACCCGCGTCGGACGCCGACCTGTGGGCCGGGCTCCTCCAGGGCGTCGCCTTCGCCGAACGCCTCTGCCTGGACTACCTGCACCACCTCGGCGCCCCGGTCGACGGCCCGCTCACCTTCACCGGCGGCGCCGCCCGTAGCCCCTACTGGAACCAGCTGCGCGCCGACGTGCTGGGCCGCCCCGCCCGGGTGCCCCGCCAGACCGAACCGGCCCTCGGCATGGCCGCGCTGGCGGCGTACGGCACGGGCGCGGCGCCGGCGCTCACGGACGCGGCGGAGGCCATGGTCCGCCTCGGCCCGCCCGTCGAGCCGCGCCCCGGGCGCACCGCCCTCTTCGCCGAGCCCTACGCGCGCCTGGTCGACGAGCTGAGCGCCCGCGGCTGGCTCCCCGCGCCGGTCGCGGCGCACGCGTACGCCCGCCTCGACAGAGATACTGCCGACTCATGA
- a CDS encoding superoxide dismutase, protein MPVYTLPDLPYDYAALAPVISPEIIELHHDKHHAAYVKGANDTLEQLAEARDKETWGSINGLEKNLAFHLSGHILHSIYWRNMSGDGGGEPLEKDGVGELADAIAESFGSFARFKAQLSKAAATTQGSGWGVLAYEPLSGRLIVEQVYDHQGNVGQGATPILVFDAWEHAFYLQYRNQKVDFIEAMWQVVNWQDVAARYTAARSRADVLLLAP, encoded by the coding sequence ATGCCCGTCTACACACTCCCGGACCTGCCCTACGACTACGCCGCGCTCGCGCCCGTGATCAGCCCCGAGATCATCGAGCTGCATCACGACAAGCACCACGCGGCCTATGTGAAGGGCGCCAACGACACGCTGGAGCAGCTGGCCGAGGCGCGGGACAAGGAGACGTGGGGGTCGATCAACGGCCTGGAGAAGAACCTGGCCTTCCACCTCTCCGGGCACATCCTGCACAGCATCTACTGGCGGAACATGTCCGGCGACGGAGGCGGCGAGCCGCTGGAGAAGGACGGCGTGGGCGAGCTGGCCGACGCCATCGCCGAGTCGTTCGGTTCCTTCGCCCGCTTCAAGGCGCAGCTCTCCAAGGCGGCCGCGACCACACAGGGCTCCGGCTGGGGGGTGCTCGCGTACGAGCCGCTGAGCGGCCGGCTGATCGTGGAGCAGGTCTACGACCACCAGGGCAACGTCGGCCAGGGCGCCACTCCGATCCTGGTCTTCGACGCCTGGGAGCACGCGTTCTACCTGCAGTACCGCAACCAGAAGGTGGACTTCATCGAGGCGATGTGGCAGGTCGTGAACTGGCAGGACGTCGCCGCCCGTTACACGGCCGCCCGCTCCCGCGCCGATGTGCTGCTGCTCGCCCCCTGA
- a CDS encoding carbohydrate ABC transporter permease, with the protein MRKRLLGWLADAALILYFVFALFPVAWMVILSLKPANQLFSTYFSFSPTLDGYRTVLGDSEGIPFVRFFVNSLVVSVGAVLLSLLVGLPAAYASARWRFKGSENLMFTLLSFRFAPELTVIIPLFVLYQKLGLFDTYVGMVWVLQLVTLPLIVWIMRSYFADLTPELEQAALLDGYSRKQAFVKVALPLVKPGVAAVSLLAFIFAWNNFVFPLILTSSEAQTVTVGALSFLGGDRPKYNLTAAAALVSVVPPLLLALTIQRYLVRGLSFGAVKS; encoded by the coding sequence ATGAGAAAGCGCCTGTTGGGGTGGCTGGCCGACGCCGCCCTGATCCTCTACTTCGTCTTCGCGCTGTTCCCCGTCGCCTGGATGGTGATCCTGTCGCTGAAGCCGGCGAACCAGCTGTTCTCCACCTACTTCTCCTTCTCCCCCACCCTCGACGGCTACCGCACGGTCCTCGGCGACAGCGAGGGCATCCCGTTCGTGCGGTTCTTCGTCAACAGCCTGGTGGTGTCGGTGGGCGCGGTGCTCCTGTCGCTCCTCGTGGGGCTGCCGGCGGCGTACGCCTCGGCGCGCTGGCGGTTCAAGGGCTCCGAGAACCTGATGTTCACGCTGCTGTCGTTCCGGTTCGCGCCCGAACTCACCGTGATCATCCCGCTGTTCGTGCTGTACCAGAAGCTCGGGCTGTTCGACACGTACGTCGGCATGGTGTGGGTGCTCCAGCTGGTCACGCTGCCGCTGATCGTGTGGATCATGCGCTCGTACTTCGCCGATCTCACGCCCGAACTCGAACAGGCGGCCCTGCTCGACGGCTACAGCCGTAAGCAGGCGTTCGTGAAGGTGGCGCTGCCGCTGGTCAAGCCGGGGGTGGCGGCCGTGTCGCTGCTCGCCTTCATCTTCGCCTGGAACAACTTCGTCTTCCCGCTCATCCTCACCTCCAGCGAGGCCCAGACGGTGACCGTCGGCGCGCTGTCGTTCCTCGGCGGCGACCGGCCCAAGTACAACCTGACGGCCGCCGCCGCGCTCGTCTCCGTCGTCCCGCCGCTGCTGCTCGCGCTGACCATCCAGCGGTACCTGGTGCGGGGGCTGTCGTTCGGGGCGGTGAAGTCGTGA
- a CDS encoding LLM class flavin-dependent oxidoreductase — translation MTRQLHLNAFLMNTGHHEASWRLPESDPYAHVDLGHYVRLARTAERGTFDSLFLADGPQLWSNLAQRPAGALEPLTLLTALATATEHIGLIATASTSYNSPYNLARKFASLDIVSGGRAGWNIVTTAGAEAARNFGLDAEPAHAERYARADEFLDVARKLWDSWEDDAIVADKTAGVWGDDSKIHPPRHRGTYFRVEGALNVPRTPQGYPLLVQAGSSEDGKRFAARHAEAVFTAQQTIEDARAFYADLKARTAEAGRDPDHIKVLPGIVPVIGSTEAEARAAERELEGHIVHTHGVARLESLLQLEPGTLELDGPLPADLPSEDAVEGAKSRYTLVVQLARRERLTVRHLIGRLGGGRGHLTFAGTPEQVADAIETWFTQGAADGFNIMPPVLPSGLDAFVDHVVPILRERGLLRTAYGPRRTLRERYGLPRPANQYTVRENALV, via the coding sequence CAGCTCCACCTCAACGCGTTCCTCATGAACACCGGCCACCACGAGGCCTCCTGGCGGCTCCCGGAGAGCGATCCGTACGCGCACGTCGACCTCGGCCACTACGTGCGGCTCGCCCGGACCGCCGAGCGCGGCACCTTCGACTCGCTGTTCCTCGCCGACGGCCCCCAGCTGTGGAGCAACCTCGCGCAGCGGCCCGCCGGCGCCCTGGAGCCGCTGACGCTGCTGACCGCGCTGGCGACGGCCACCGAGCACATCGGGCTGATCGCCACCGCCTCCACGTCCTACAACTCGCCCTACAACCTGGCCCGCAAGTTCGCTTCGCTGGACATCGTCAGCGGCGGGAGGGCCGGCTGGAACATCGTCACCACGGCCGGTGCCGAGGCCGCCCGGAACTTCGGCCTGGACGCGGAGCCCGCGCACGCCGAGCGGTACGCCCGGGCCGACGAGTTCCTGGACGTGGCCCGGAAGCTGTGGGACAGCTGGGAGGACGACGCGATCGTCGCCGACAAGACGGCCGGCGTCTGGGGCGACGACAGCAAGATCCATCCGCCGCGGCACCGGGGGACGTACTTCCGGGTCGAGGGGGCGCTCAACGTCCCGCGCACCCCGCAGGGTTACCCGCTGCTCGTGCAGGCCGGGTCGAGCGAGGACGGCAAGCGGTTCGCCGCGCGCCACGCGGAGGCCGTGTTCACCGCGCAGCAGACCATCGAGGACGCGCGGGCCTTCTACGCCGACCTCAAGGCCCGTACCGCCGAGGCGGGCCGGGACCCCGACCACATCAAGGTGCTGCCGGGCATCGTCCCGGTGATCGGCTCGACCGAGGCCGAGGCGCGGGCGGCCGAGCGGGAGCTGGAGGGCCACATCGTGCACACGCACGGCGTGGCCCGGCTGGAGAGCCTGCTGCAGCTGGAGCCCGGCACCCTGGAGCTGGACGGTCCGCTCCCCGCCGACCTGCCGTCCGAGGACGCCGTCGAGGGCGCCAAGAGCCGCTACACGCTCGTCGTGCAACTGGCCCGGCGTGAACGCCTCACGGTCCGGCACCTGATCGGGCGGCTCGGCGGCGGGCGCGGCCACCTCACCTTCGCCGGCACCCCCGAGCAGGTCGCCGACGCCATCGAGACGTGGTTCACGCAAGGCGCCGCCGACGGCTTCAACATCATGCCGCCGGTGCTGCCGTCCGGGCTCGACGCCTTCGTCGACCACGTGGTGCCGATCCTGCGCGAGCGCGGCCTGCTGCGCACCGCGTACGGGCCGCGCCGCACGCTGCGCGAGCGCTACGGCCTGCCGCGCCCCGCCAACCAGTACACCGTCCGCGAGAACGCCCTCGTCTGA